A region from the uncultured Draconibacterium sp. genome encodes:
- the trpC gene encoding indole-3-glycerol phosphate synthase TrpC — translation MNILDKIIATKENEVAKQKQKVSIEQLKQYPGFARKCNSLKENLLSPGASGIIAEFKQKSPSKGEINFVVKVEEVTKAYTQAGASCLSVLTDYEYFGGTLANLAKAREINPTIPILRKDFMIDSYQIIEAKAYGADVILLIAACLEKNQALELAKCAKTLGLDVLMEIHNAQELDIVNDYVDIVGVNNRNLKTFEVSVETSVELSKLIPDNFVKISESGLAGATEINYLKEHGFKGFLIGETFMKTADPGAACKKLIEEIGD, via the coding sequence ATGAATATTCTGGACAAAATAATTGCAACAAAAGAAAACGAAGTAGCTAAGCAAAAACAAAAGGTTAGTATTGAACAGCTGAAGCAATACCCGGGCTTTGCACGAAAATGTAACTCACTAAAAGAAAACTTGTTAAGCCCAGGAGCATCGGGAATTATTGCTGAATTTAAGCAAAAATCGCCTTCAAAAGGAGAGATTAATTTTGTGGTAAAGGTTGAAGAAGTAACTAAGGCCTATACCCAGGCCGGCGCGTCATGTCTTTCGGTATTAACCGATTACGAATACTTTGGAGGCACCCTTGCCAACCTGGCCAAAGCGCGCGAAATAAATCCGACAATTCCGATTTTGCGGAAAGACTTTATGATTGACAGCTACCAGATTATTGAGGCCAAAGCCTATGGTGCAGATGTTATTTTGTTGATTGCAGCCTGTTTGGAAAAAAATCAGGCACTGGAGTTGGCTAAATGCGCCAAAACACTTGGCCTCGATGTGTTAATGGAAATACACAACGCCCAGGAACTGGATATTGTTAACGATTATGTTGACATTGTTGGTGTTAACAACCGTAACCTAAAAACCTTTGAGGTAAGTGTGGAAACATCGGTTGAACTTTCGAAACTTATTCCGGATAATTTTGTAAAAATATCGGAAAGCGGCCTGGCGGGAGCAACTGAAATTAACTACCTGAAAGAACACGGATTTAAAGGCTTTCTTATTGGCGAAACGTTTATGAAAACGGCTGATCCGGGTGCTGCCTGTAAAAAGTTAATTGAAGAGATTGGCGATTAA
- a CDS encoding phosphoribosylanthranilate isomerase, translating to MKFTKNREQVEALDVDLLGYIFYAPSKRFVGDSPDTGLFQSTKPKVGVFVNENAFEILGLAKNLGFKYIQLHGKENPKSCGILRNQGLRVLKAFPMDEEFNFADTNVFEGVVDYFLFDTKTKQHGGSGKKFNWQLLENYCGNTPFFLSGGIGPDDAAEIKTLNHPMLAGVDLNSGFEVEPGLKNIDELKRFITELKK from the coding sequence ATGAAATTCACCAAAAACCGCGAACAAGTAGAAGCACTCGATGTTGATTTGCTGGGCTACATTTTTTATGCTCCATCAAAACGATTTGTTGGCGATTCGCCAGATACAGGTTTGTTCCAGTCGACCAAACCGAAGGTGGGTGTTTTTGTCAACGAAAATGCATTTGAAATTCTGGGCCTTGCAAAAAACCTGGGATTTAAATACATCCAGCTCCATGGCAAAGAGAACCCGAAATCCTGTGGAATATTAAGAAATCAAGGTCTGCGTGTACTAAAAGCTTTTCCTATGGATGAGGAGTTTAATTTTGCAGACACCAACGTTTTTGAAGGAGTTGTTGATTATTTTCTATTCGATACTAAAACGAAACAACATGGCGGATCGGGTAAAAAATTCAACTGGCAACTACTGGAAAACTACTGCGGAAACACACCCTTTTTCCTAAGTGGAGGAATTGGGCCGGATGACGCAGCAGAAATTAAAACGCTAAATCATCCGATGCTGGCCGGGGTTGATTTAAACAGTGGGTTTGAAGTTGAACCCGGGCTAAAAAACATTGATGAACTAAAAAGATTTATAACTGAATTAAAAAAATAA